The Lysinibacillus pakistanensis genome includes a window with the following:
- the rfbD gene encoding dTDP-4-dehydrorhamnose reductase, translating into MKVLVTGANGQLGMDVVLLFRKRGLDVYGYGREELDITNQQQVNTVITSIQPDVVIHTAAYTQVDLAESEPDKAYLVNAIGTRNIAVAAHKVDAKLVYISTDYVFDGTATKPIDEFQPTNPQTIYGKSKLAGEQFVRELHNKFFIVRTSWVYGVHGNNFVKTMLKLAEKMDDIKVVDDQIGSPTYTVDLAEKLAELCGTEKYGTYHISNEGQCSWYEFACEIFRIAGKDTKVIPCTSEDFQRLAKRPKYSVLKHQALDINGVSLLSNWTCSLSKYFKKE; encoded by the coding sequence ATGAAGGTACTTGTAACGGGAGCAAATGGACAACTAGGAATGGATGTTGTCCTTCTTTTTAGAAAAAGAGGTTTAGATGTTTATGGTTACGGACGTGAAGAGCTTGATATTACAAATCAGCAACAAGTGAATACTGTTATTACATCTATTCAACCTGATGTAGTTATTCATACCGCTGCATATACACAAGTGGATTTAGCTGAATCAGAACCAGATAAAGCATACTTAGTAAATGCAATCGGTACAAGAAATATAGCAGTGGCGGCGCATAAAGTAGATGCCAAACTGGTTTATATTAGCACGGACTATGTATTTGATGGCACTGCAACAAAACCAATCGATGAATTCCAACCAACTAACCCTCAAACTATTTATGGTAAGTCGAAGTTAGCTGGGGAGCAATTTGTGCGTGAGCTTCATAATAAATTTTTTATTGTACGAACTTCTTGGGTTTATGGTGTACATGGCAATAATTTTGTGAAAACAATGTTAAAGCTAGCGGAAAAAATGGACGATATAAAGGTTGTAGATGATCAAATTGGCTCACCGACATATACAGTTGATTTAGCTGAAAAACTAGCTGAACTCTGTGGTACAGAGAAGTATGGAACATATCATATTTCAAATGAAGGTCAGTGTTCATGGTATGAATTTGCATGTGAAATTTTTAGGATAGCAGGAAAAGATACAAAAGTTATTCCATGTACTTCCGAGGATTTTCAGAGACTGGCTAAGCGACCAAAATATAGTGTATTGAAGCATCAAGCATTGGACATAAACGGAGTTTCACTGTTAAGTAATTGGACTTGTAGTTTATCAAAATACTTCAAAAAGGAATAA
- a CDS encoding glycosyltransferase family 2 protein, whose product MEKRISIIIPNKNSYSYLKSCIDSITKLNYKNFEVIIVDNGSTEEDILDYYEILNKKNTYKIIKCKMEFNYSKMNNMGAEHATGDFLLLLNNDTMFVDPDTIKKMLKLAEKGDTGAVGVLMLFEDNTIQHIGVTIRHQLAKHHFKYNYYKRVEEFELNQWDNLQCDAVTGACLLIKKQLYMNIAGLNESLKIAYNDIDLCLRLRKLGLKNYCVINSYIYHFESKSRGDKDISNDIKLFNKISEFSEEITYIDFYRLLNNAALEKFINNQEFFIFGTSRAGQEAFALVCKNRLTNNFKGFIDNNSEKHNLILNNYRIYNPNILTNNSKIIVASSFANQINLQLKKMGIKDENVLFIN is encoded by the coding sequence ATGGAGAAACGAATTTCTATAATAATACCTAATAAAAATAGTTATAGTTACCTAAAATCATGTATAGACTCAATTACTAAATTAAACTATAAAAACTTTGAAGTAATAATAGTAGATAATGGTAGTACCGAGGAGGATATTTTAGATTACTATGAAATTTTAAACAAAAAAAATACCTATAAAATAATTAAATGTAAGATGGAGTTTAATTATTCTAAAATGAATAATATGGGAGCAGAGCATGCTACGGGAGATTTTTTGCTGCTATTGAACAATGATACTATGTTCGTCGATCCTGATACTATAAAAAAAATGTTGAAGCTTGCTGAAAAAGGTGATACTGGTGCAGTTGGGGTACTAATGTTATTTGAAGATAATACAATTCAACATATCGGTGTTACTATTAGACATCAGCTTGCTAAACATCATTTTAAATATAACTATTATAAACGTGTTGAAGAATTCGAGCTTAATCAATGGGATAATCTACAATGCGACGCGGTAACAGGAGCATGTTTATTAATAAAAAAACAACTTTATATGAACATAGCAGGTTTGAATGAAAGTTTGAAAATCGCATATAACGATATAGATTTATGTTTAAGATTAAGAAAGTTGGGTCTGAAAAATTACTGTGTGATAAATAGTTATATTTATCATTTTGAGAGTAAAAGTAGAGGGGATAAAGATATTTCTAATGATATAAAATTATTTAATAAGATTAGTGAATTCAGTGAAGAAATAACATATATAGATTTTTACAGATTACTTAATAACGCAGCATTAGAAAAATTTATCAACAATCAAGAATTCTTTATTTTTGGAACGAGTAGGGCAGGACAGGAAGCATTTGCGCTAGTATGCAAAAATCGTTTAACAAATAATTTTAAAGGATTTATAGATAATAATAGCGAAAAACATAATTTAATTTTAAATAATTACAGGATCTATAACCCAAATATATTAACAAATAATTCTAAGATAATTGTAGCAAGCAGTTTTGCTAATCAAATTAATTTACAATTAAAAAAAATGGGTATCAAGGATGAAAATGTTTTGTTTATTAATTGA
- a CDS encoding WxcM-like domain-containing protein, whose protein sequence is MDLQIHGDERGSLISLEAMKNVPFEIKRVYYIFNTEQGVSRGYHAHKTLKQILVCVSGSCNIKLDNGVTTEEIMLNKPNQGLFIEGMIWREMHEFSRDCVLMVLASELYNEEDYIRSYQDYIEEGKKRKKKYFCHKNSIVESAKIGEGTTVWAYAHVFPHAVIGDNCNINDHTLIENDVVIGNNVTVKSGVHIWNGARIGNNVFIGPSVVFTNDLNPRSKIYPEEFKKIIINDFASIGANSTLLGGISIGKYALIGAGSVVTKNVPEHALVYGNPAEIKGFVCKCGEKIIEGCICENCGMTFSSIDIEGKRNN, encoded by the coding sequence ATTGACTTACAAATTCATGGCGACGAACGAGGTTCATTAATTTCATTAGAAGCAATGAAAAATGTGCCATTTGAAATAAAACGTGTTTATTATATTTTTAATACTGAGCAAGGTGTTTCAAGAGGGTATCATGCACATAAGACTCTAAAACAAATTTTAGTTTGTGTAAGTGGTTCATGTAACATTAAATTAGATAATGGGGTTACTACTGAAGAAATAATGCTAAATAAGCCAAATCAAGGTCTTTTCATCGAGGGAATGATTTGGAGAGAAATGCATGAGTTTAGTAGAGATTGTGTACTAATGGTATTAGCAAGTGAACTATATAATGAAGAAGATTATATTCGGAGTTATCAAGACTATATAGAAGAAGGAAAAAAACGTAAAAAAAAATATTTTTGCCATAAAAATAGTATAGTAGAATCCGCAAAAATAGGAGAGGGCACTACTGTATGGGCATATGCGCATGTATTCCCTCATGCTGTTATTGGAGATAATTGTAACATTAATGATCATACGCTTATTGAGAACGATGTTGTAATTGGCAATAATGTTACTGTGAAATCAGGTGTTCATATTTGGAACGGCGCTAGAATTGGAAATAATGTATTTATTGGACCAAGTGTTGTTTTTACAAATGACTTAAATCCCAGATCAAAAATATATCCAGAAGAATTTAAAAAAATTATTATTAATGATTTTGCTTCAATTGGCGCAAATTCTACTCTTTTGGGGGGGATTAGTATTGGGAAGTATGCATTAATAGGAGCTGGCTCAGTAGTTACGAAAAACGTTCCAGAACACGCTTTAGTATACGGTAATCCTGCTGAAATCAAAGGATTTGTCTGCAAATGCGGAGAAAAAATAATAGAAGGTTGCATTTGTGAAAATTGCGGTATGACATTTTCCAGTATTGATATAGAAGGGAAGAGAAATAATTGA
- a CDS encoding DegT/DnrJ/EryC1/StrS family aminotransferase, with protein MIPFLDLKLINQKYETELKEVAKRVIDSGWYILGDEVEKFEKEFAAYCGTKYCIGVSNGLDALKLILRAYDIGAGDEVIVPANTFIATALAVSEVGAKPILVEPRNDTYLINPELIEAAITDKTKAIIVVHLYGRVEEIDKVKQIAEKHNLKLIEDAAQAHGANYKNIKVGNLGNAAAFSFYPGKNLGALGDAGAITTNDEELGRKVKALRNYGSEKKYIHEFKGYNNRLDEMQAAFLRVKLKYLDNENYLRQETAAKYLDSIVNGKIILPAKPITRENHVWHLFTIRTNNRNSLIKYLSDNGIETLIHYPMEIFKQVAYKGEYNVAQYGITTAIVNEVLSIPIPFDENEAQYIIDVINKF; from the coding sequence TTGATTCCATTCTTAGATTTAAAATTAATTAATCAAAAATATGAAACAGAATTGAAAGAAGTGGCCAAAAGAGTCATAGATAGTGGATGGTACATATTAGGTGATGAGGTAGAAAAATTTGAAAAAGAGTTTGCTGCTTATTGTGGGACAAAATATTGTATTGGTGTTAGCAATGGGCTAGATGCATTAAAACTAATTTTACGTGCCTATGATATTGGAGCAGGTGATGAAGTAATTGTTCCTGCAAATACTTTTATAGCGACGGCATTAGCAGTTTCAGAAGTAGGAGCTAAACCAATTTTAGTTGAGCCTAGGAACGATACTTATCTGATTAATCCTGAATTAATAGAAGCTGCTATTACTGATAAAACAAAAGCAATTATTGTAGTTCATTTATACGGTAGGGTAGAGGAAATAGATAAAGTAAAACAAATTGCAGAAAAACATAATTTGAAGTTAATTGAAGATGCTGCTCAAGCCCATGGAGCTAACTATAAAAATATAAAGGTTGGAAATTTAGGCAATGCTGCAGCTTTTAGTTTTTATCCAGGGAAAAATTTAGGCGCCCTAGGGGATGCTGGAGCGATTACAACTAATGACGAGGAATTGGGGAGAAAAGTAAAAGCGCTTAGAAATTATGGTTCAGAAAAGAAATACATACATGAGTTTAAGGGATATAATAACCGTCTAGATGAAATGCAGGCAGCATTTTTAAGAGTAAAACTCAAGTATTTAGATAATGAAAATTATTTGAGACAAGAAACTGCGGCAAAATATTTGGACTCTATTGTAAATGGAAAAATCATTTTACCTGCAAAACCAATAACTAGGGAGAATCATGTTTGGCATTTATTCACGATCAGAACTAATAATAGAAACTCTTTAATAAAATATTTGAGCGATAATGGTATAGAGACACTTATTCACTACCCGATGGAGATTTTCAAACAAGTTGCCTATAAAGGTGAATACAATGTAGCACAGTATGGAATTACAACAGCAATAGTAAATGAAGTGTTATCTATTCCTATACCATTTGATGAAAATGAAGCGCAATATATCATTGATGTTATAAATAAATTTTAA
- a CDS encoding FkbM family methyltransferase, giving the protein MLNKLLKNEKLIIVDVGASGGVQMEWLPFREFCEFYLFEPDERAVLKNDNDNIFIQNYGLSDSNETMDIFLCRKQQVSSIYEPNHELLTKYPAPERFDVLKKEKLQVHSMHDVLKLYPNFVKIDVQGHELAVIKGMKDLINSVIGLEVEVSFIEIYKKQPLFSEVDNYLKNNGFQLFDLKRYFWRRDAKKNYGSLKGQLSFAEALYLRSPEYIIENFAKDKSEIFKSILIYKKYGYYDLIEILAELAKENNIIVSEDYDHIMDICSLAEDQSFPILGKGRIQNDEILGNQ; this is encoded by the coding sequence ATGTTAAATAAATTATTGAAAAATGAAAAATTAATTATAGTAGATGTTGGTGCTAGTGGCGGGGTTCAAATGGAATGGTTGCCATTTCGAGAGTTTTGCGAATTTTATCTTTTTGAACCTGACGAAAGAGCAGTTTTAAAAAATGATAATGATAATATATTTATTCAAAATTACGGACTATCGGATTCTAATGAAACAATGGATATTTTTTTATGTAGAAAGCAACAGGTTTCGTCAATTTATGAGCCCAATCATGAACTTTTGACAAAATATCCAGCACCAGAAAGATTTGATGTATTAAAAAAAGAAAAATTACAAGTACATAGTATGCACGATGTTTTAAAATTGTATCCGAATTTTGTGAAAATAGATGTACAAGGACATGAATTGGCTGTTATTAAAGGAATGAAAGATTTAATTAATAGTGTTATCGGTTTAGAAGTTGAAGTTTCTTTTATTGAGATATATAAAAAACAGCCATTATTTTCAGAGGTGGATAACTATTTAAAGAATAACGGATTCCAACTTTTTGATTTGAAACGATATTTTTGGAGAAGAGATGCTAAGAAAAACTATGGTTCACTAAAAGGGCAACTTTCTTTTGCCGAGGCACTGTATTTACGATCTCCAGAGTATATTATTGAAAATTTTGCTAAAGATAAATCAGAAATATTTAAAAGTATTTTAATTTATAAAAAATATGGATACTACGATTTAATTGAAATTTTAGCGGAGTTGGCTAAGGAGAATAATATTATTGTAAGTGAGGATTATGATCATATAATGGACATTTGTTCTTTAGCTGAAGATCAATCATTTCCGATATTAGGTAAAGGTAGAATTCAAAATGATGAAATCTTAGGAAATCAATGA
- a CDS encoding cytidylyltransferase domain-containing protein, with product MKIVAFVPIKLNNQRLSGKNIKSFQDGKPLIQYILTTLNQLSYEIDIYVYCSDEIIKHYLVGKTQYLKRSSELDKDGTKINEVIESFVSDVNADIYLMAHATSPFITKKSIEKGLKAVLDEGKDSAFAVKALQDFMWKDGKPHNYSLDAIPRTQDLEKVFIETSGFYIFKKEVFINHYRRIGINPQLIEVSEIEAIDIDTKEDFTLAEAILNFR from the coding sequence TTGAAAATAGTAGCATTTGTTCCTATAAAATTAAATAATCAACGACTATCTGGGAAAAATATTAAATCTTTTCAGGATGGTAAACCTTTAATACAATACATACTTACTACGTTAAATCAATTAAGCTATGAGATTGATATTTATGTATATTGTAGTGATGAGATTATAAAACATTATTTAGTTGGTAAAACACAGTATTTAAAACGTTCTTCTGAATTGGATAAAGATGGAACCAAAATTAATGAAGTGATTGAAAGTTTTGTTAGTGATGTTAATGCGGATATTTATTTAATGGCACATGCGACATCTCCTTTTATTACAAAAAAGAGTATTGAAAAAGGTTTAAAAGCTGTACTTGATGAAGGAAAAGATTCCGCTTTTGCTGTTAAAGCGCTTCAAGACTTTATGTGGAAAGATGGAAAACCTCATAACTATTCATTAGATGCAATTCCTAGAACACAAGATTTAGAGAAAGTTTTTATTGAAACTAGTGGCTTTTATATTTTTAAAAAGGAAGTATTTATAAATCATTATCGTCGAATTGGCATTAATCCTCAATTAATTGAAGTTAGTGAAATTGAAGCTATTGATATTGATACAAAAGAAGACTTTACATTAGCTGAAGCCATATTAAATTTTAGGTAG
- a CDS encoding aldolase catalytic domain-containing protein, translating into MKISILDCTLRDGGYINQWRFTEKQITSILNNLALSNIDYIECGYLKYSTENNSDTTLFKKVEQIRNYLPFNKKSNNFVVMINYGEYPIEHLPVNNGEIFGIRVAFRRQDWQEAMEYCQQIKDKGYYVFIQPMITINYSDIELLDMIQIINDIQPYAVYIVDSFGVMKPKDLLRLTYLLDHNLESKIKLGFHGHNNLQLVFSNATHFVESNITRDIIIDSSVYGMGRGAGNLNTELFVEYLNDRHAAKYVLTPLLKIIDESLMTIYQENYWGYSLPYFIAARNNCHPNYANYLLNKNSLNVEDIERIIKSIEDNKKDAFDKLYIEDIYINYQTRRSKSIVLSNDIHEVFAEKDVLIIGPGKSILSMENIDLYAENQNNIVVSVNFIPQICSVDYIFISNSKRFEHLDKSEKPLIVTSNINYPGADYKVDYKALLHHDLEIHDNALVMLLKLLINSNAHKAILIGFDGYEIDINENYSDADHIIPMDREKVQVLNRKIGTSIQELSSEIEIVFNTPSKYFKTEDHVIKI; encoded by the coding sequence ATGAAAATATCTATTTTAGATTGTACTCTACGTGACGGTGGATATATAAATCAATGGCGTTTTACTGAAAAGCAAATAACTTCCATATTAAATAATTTAGCATTATCGAATATTGATTATATCGAATGTGGATATTTAAAATATTCTACTGAAAATAATTCAGATACAACTTTGTTCAAAAAAGTTGAACAAATTCGAAATTATTTACCTTTTAATAAAAAGTCTAATAATTTTGTTGTGATGATAAATTATGGGGAATATCCTATTGAACATTTACCTGTTAATAATGGAGAGATTTTTGGGATACGTGTCGCTTTTCGTCGACAAGATTGGCAAGAAGCAATGGAGTATTGTCAACAAATCAAAGATAAAGGTTACTATGTCTTTATTCAACCAATGATAACCATAAATTATTCTGATATTGAGTTATTAGATATGATTCAAATAATAAACGATATTCAGCCTTATGCTGTATATATAGTTGATAGCTTTGGGGTAATGAAACCGAAGGATTTACTAAGATTAACATATTTATTAGATCATAATTTAGAATCAAAAATTAAGTTAGGTTTTCATGGTCATAATAATTTACAATTAGTGTTTTCAAATGCTACTCATTTTGTTGAGTCAAATATTACTAGAGATATTATTATAGACAGTTCAGTTTATGGTATGGGAAGAGGAGCAGGTAACTTAAATACAGAATTATTTGTTGAGTATTTAAACGATAGGCATGCTGCAAAATATGTATTGACACCATTACTAAAAATTATTGATGAGTCATTAATGACGATATATCAAGAAAATTATTGGGGGTATTCTTTACCATATTTTATTGCAGCAAGGAACAACTGCCATCCTAACTATGCAAATTATTTACTTAATAAAAATTCTTTAAATGTTGAAGATATTGAAAGAATAATAAAATCTATTGAAGATAATAAAAAAGACGCTTTTGATAAATTATATATTGAGGATATTTATATTAATTATCAAACCCGTCGTAGTAAAAGTATAGTTTTATCGAATGACATACACGAAGTTTTTGCCGAAAAAGATGTATTAATCATTGGTCCAGGAAAAAGTATACTATCAATGGAAAATATAGATTTATATGCTGAAAATCAAAATAATATTGTAGTTTCTGTTAATTTTATTCCTCAAATTTGTTCAGTAGATTATATTTTCATTAGTAATAGTAAACGATTTGAACATTTGGATAAAAGTGAAAAACCGTTAATTGTTACATCAAACATTAATTATCCAGGAGCAGATTATAAGGTTGATTATAAAGCGTTACTACATCATGATTTAGAAATTCATGATAATGCTCTAGTCATGCTACTTAAGCTCTTAATTAATTCGAATGCCCATAAAGCGATTTTAATCGGATTTGATGGATATGAAATTGATATAAATGAAAATTATAGCGATGCTGATCATATTATACCGATGGATAGAGAAAAAGTGCAGGTTTTAAATCGAAAAATAGGTACATCGATTCAGGAACTTTCTTCGGAAATTGAGATTGTATTTAATACTCCTTCAAAATATTTCAAGACTGAAGATCATGTAATAAAAATATGA
- a CDS encoding HAD-IIIC family phosphatase, whose amino-acid sequence MQKDILLNNELMFRKIKGYKHEYTQQLIIKVERTLPFEYVSKMITPFLSRIEKEGIFSYSDYDTSIPILSTNGEVDIVLFWTDWRLYMDKMEPKPLLEWLKTRLSEVDTSKPILINNWPTFWELDEKQYAASVSKRGWIYEFNYLLETLKDEFNNIEIIDMNLFASQMGMSSYDARNDEVSNYPLSNQLTLQLARHIALNLIPAMLEPKLKAIVLDLDNTLYSGVLGEDGIEGIQLTEEHIQLQKVLMRIKENGILLAISSKNNKQDVLEMLEKRKDFPLDKDDFTFMEANWKSKADNIRLMAKKFNFDVSAMLFIDDNPAEIALVKEQIPTIHTLMADATGKETVHRLLNYPFLYSRKKDNSADLRQKDILANQKRVELEKKVGDSNRYLASLQMKISVFENESLHLQRIYEMGQKTNQFNLALHRFAEGEIQEKAKDSTYKIYTVALSDMLNDSGIIGTYIVRLDGDIATFEEILFSCRALGRNVEDASLQLILSKLINEGIRQIKFESVEGPRNSPALEWLNNIYISPKIADILKELNNKLKDYPAEVCWQNERNH is encoded by the coding sequence TTGCAAAAGGATATATTGTTAAATAATGAGCTGATGTTCAGAAAAATAAAAGGTTATAAACATGAATACACACAACAGTTAATAATCAAAGTTGAACGAACTCTCCCATTTGAATACGTTTCTAAAATGATTACCCCTTTCCTTTCTCGAATTGAGAAGGAGGGGATATTTTCATATTCTGATTACGATACGTCCATACCGATTTTATCCACTAATGGAGAAGTAGATATAGTTCTTTTCTGGACGGATTGGCGTTTATATATGGATAAAATGGAGCCTAAACCCCTTTTAGAATGGTTGAAAACAAGGTTATCTGAAGTAGATACGTCAAAGCCTATTCTAATCAATAACTGGCCAACATTTTGGGAGTTGGATGAAAAGCAATATGCAGCAAGTGTATCTAAGCGTGGATGGATTTATGAATTTAACTATTTGCTAGAAACATTGAAAGATGAATTTAACAATATTGAGATTATAGATATGAATTTATTTGCTAGTCAGATGGGGATGAGTTCATATGATGCAAGAAATGATGAAGTGAGTAACTATCCACTCTCTAATCAATTAACATTACAATTAGCACGTCATATTGCACTAAATTTAATTCCAGCTATGCTTGAACCAAAATTAAAAGCGATTGTTTTAGACCTTGATAATACGCTATATAGTGGTGTTTTAGGCGAAGATGGTATAGAAGGAATCCAGTTAACGGAGGAGCATATTCAGCTACAAAAAGTGTTAATGCGAATAAAGGAAAACGGTATTTTACTGGCAATAAGCTCTAAAAATAATAAGCAAGATGTACTGGAAATGCTGGAAAAGCGTAAAGACTTCCCACTAGATAAAGATGACTTTACATTTATGGAGGCGAACTGGAAAAGTAAGGCGGATAATATTCGATTAATGGCGAAAAAATTTAATTTTGATGTATCAGCCATGTTATTTATCGATGATAATCCAGCCGAGATTGCCCTTGTAAAAGAACAAATTCCGACTATACATACATTAATGGCGGATGCTACAGGTAAAGAGACAGTACATCGATTATTAAATTATCCATTTCTTTATTCTCGTAAAAAAGATAATTCAGCAGATTTACGTCAAAAGGATATTTTAGCGAATCAAAAACGTGTAGAGCTTGAAAAAAAAGTTGGAGATAGTAATAGATACCTTGCTTCATTACAAATGAAGATTTCAGTTTTCGAAAATGAATCTCTTCACCTACAAAGAATCTATGAAATGGGGCAAAAAACAAATCAGTTTAATCTTGCTTTACACCGTTTTGCAGAGGGAGAGATACAAGAGAAAGCTAAGGATTCAACTTATAAAATATATACGGTAGCGTTATCAGATATGCTAAATGACAGTGGGATTATTGGAACCTATATAGTAAGGTTAGATGGGGATATAGCAACTTTTGAGGAAATATTATTTAGTTGCCGAGCACTCGGTCGTAACGTTGAAGATGCTTCTCTACAGTTAATTCTAAGTAAACTCATTAACGAGGGAATTCGACAAATAAAATTTGAATCAGTGGAAGGTCCACGAAATAGCCCAGCGCTTGAGTGGTTAAATAACATTTACATAAGTCCAAAAATAGCCGATATACTAAAAGAATTAAATAATAAATTAAAAGATTATCCTGCGGAGGTTTGTTGGCAAAATGAGAGAAACCATTAA
- a CDS encoding acyl carrier protein gives MRETINEILIEILELDDANVELLDREKNATWDSIKHLEIIMAIEEEFDIRFTATEVTAVKNIQDLYEYVEKKLV, from the coding sequence ATGAGAGAAACCATTAATGAAATACTAATTGAAATCCTAGAGCTAGATGATGCAAATGTCGAGCTTCTAGATCGCGAAAAAAATGCAACTTGGGATTCCATTAAACATTTAGAAATTATTATGGCTATCGAAGAAGAATTTGATATTCGCTTTACTGCTACTGAAGTAACAGCGGTTAAGAATATTCAAGATTTATATGAATATGTAGAGAAAAAACTAGTGTAA
- a CDS encoding GNAT family N-acetyltransferase: protein MEIRLFKIDEIALLMESIHRIWAKNHILARDEQLVRFMFYDNPNRQLITDDNHLTFVGAWIDGEVVGLLGAMPFEFNDQGKKGLAITLANWIVDPNYRDSGAGLALLDFVQGLNPNIILAMGLSEEAAKLYRLMRWSLVEDIPRWIGLNNKELTIQAILNGNEQPIRYVNPLKGLNVNSNISCFEITSLQEEEWEQYNKGFFEKKSIGVKRDSKFLKWRYFNHPTFNYRKFVCKDSSGITGLLIVRIELIQNQFKIGRIVEFIAKNQDSAVKLANELVALDSEILFYDFYCYSSISSWGLEAIGFKRTFTSQEDLFMLPTRFQPIDYLNTKLMTAMYISDKQTYRLNHIADQLWYITKGDADQDRPN, encoded by the coding sequence ATGGAAATTCGATTGTTTAAAATAGATGAGATAGCATTATTGATGGAGTCTATTCATCGTATATGGGCTAAAAATCATATTTTAGCGAGAGATGAGCAGCTAGTTCGTTTCATGTTCTATGATAATCCTAATCGACAGCTCATAACAGACGATAATCATCTAACCTTTGTAGGTGCATGGATAGATGGAGAAGTTGTGGGGCTACTTGGAGCAATGCCTTTTGAATTCAATGATCAAGGAAAAAAAGGATTAGCAATTACACTAGCTAACTGGATTGTCGACCCTAATTATCGTGATTCAGGGGCAGGCTTAGCTCTTTTGGATTTTGTACAAGGTTTAAATCCGAATATTATTTTAGCAATGGGATTGAGTGAAGAGGCAGCGAAACTTTATAGACTAATGCGTTGGAGCCTTGTGGAAGATATTCCGAGATGGATTGGACTAAATAATAAGGAATTGACTATTCAAGCTATATTAAACGGAAATGAACAGCCAATCCGTTATGTCAATCCTTTAAAAGGATTAAATGTTAACTCTAATATCAGTTGTTTTGAAATCACTTCTTTACAAGAAGAAGAATGGGAACAATATAATAAAGGATTCTTTGAGAAAAAATCGATTGGTGTTAAAAGAGATTCTAAATTTTTGAAATGGCGTTATTTTAACCACCCTACGTTTAATTATCGAAAGTTTGTTTGTAAAGATTCTTCTGGTATTACAGGATTGCTCATCGTACGGATAGAGTTGATCCAAAATCAATTTAAAATAGGTAGAATTGTAGAGTTTATAGCCAAGAATCAAGATAGTGCAGTAAAGTTAGCAAATGAATTGGTAGCTTTAGATAGCGAAATACTTTTTTACGATTTCTATTGTTATTCAAGTATTTCCAGTTGGGGTCTTGAAGCAATTGGCTTTAAGCGTACCTTTACTTCTCAAGAGGATTTATTTATGTTACCAACAAGATTTCAACCAATCGATTATTTAAATACTAAACTTATGACTGCTATGTATATTTCTGATAAGCAGACTTATCGTTTAAACCATATTGCTGATCAATTGTGGTATATCACAAAAGGTGATGCAGATCAGGATAGACCGAATTAA